Proteins encoded in a region of the Clostridium butyricum genome:
- the dnaA gene encoding chromosomal replication initiator protein DnaA, which yields MDADLKNIWAKTLETIKSELSEVSFNTWIKSCEPISISSDTITISVPNSFTQDILDKRYKDLVANSIEVVCSKLYKIEFVIASEASEKEDLKETSSNSASKSIVVNDEMSSTLNPKYTFNSFVIGNSNRFAHAASLAVAESPAKAYNPLFIYGGVGLGKTHLMHAIGHYILDNNPSAKVVYVSSEKFTNELINAIKDDKNEDFRNKYRNVDVLLIDDIQFIAGKERTQEEFFHTFNALHDANKQIILSSDRPPKEIPTLEDRLRSRFEWGLIADIQVPDFETRMAILKKKADVENLNVANEVMGYIATKIKSNIRELEGALIRIIAYSSLTNRDVTVDLATEALKDIISKKQGKHITIDLIQDVVSSYFNLRVEDLKSQRRTRNVAHPRQIAMYLSRKLTDMSLPKIGEEFGGRDHTTVIHAYEKISENLKTDDSLQHTVNDITKKLTQN from the coding sequence CGATAAGCGTTCCTAATTCTTTTACTCAAGATATATTAGATAAAAGGTATAAAGATTTAGTTGCTAATTCAATAGAAGTAGTCTGCTCAAAATTATATAAAATCGAATTCGTAATAGCATCTGAGGCTTCTGAAAAGGAAGATTTAAAAGAGACTTCTTCTAATTCAGCATCAAAATCCATCGTAGTAAATGATGAAATGTCATCAACATTAAATCCAAAGTACACTTTTAATTCATTCGTAATAGGTAATAGTAATAGATTTGCTCATGCTGCTTCCTTAGCTGTAGCAGAATCCCCTGCGAAAGCCTACAATCCTTTATTTATATATGGTGGAGTTGGACTTGGAAAAACACATTTAATGCATGCTATAGGACATTATATTTTAGATAATAATCCTAGTGCTAAAGTAGTCTATGTGTCATCAGAAAAATTCACAAATGAATTAATTAATGCTATTAAGGATGATAAAAATGAAGATTTCAGAAATAAATATAGAAATGTTGATGTACTTCTTATAGATGATATTCAGTTTATTGCAGGCAAAGAACGTACTCAGGAAGAATTTTTCCATACATTTAATGCTCTTCATGATGCTAATAAGCAAATTATACTTTCATCTGATAGACCGCCAAAAGAAATTCCAACATTAGAAGACAGATTAAGATCTAGATTTGAATGGGGACTAATAGCTGATATACAAGTTCCAGACTTTGAAACAAGAATGGCAATTCTTAAGAAAAAAGCTGATGTTGAAAATTTAAATGTGGCGAATGAAGTAATGGGATACATAGCTACCAAAATAAAATCAAACATAAGAGAACTCGAAGGTGCTCTAATCAGAATAATTGCATATTCTTCATTAACTAACAGAGATGTTACTGTTGATTTAGCAACTGAAGCATTAAAAGATATTATATCGAAAAAGCAAGGAAAGCATATAACCATTGATCTTATTCAGGATGTGGTATCAAGCTACTTTAACTTGCGTGTAGAAGATTTAAAATCTCAAAGAAGAACTAGAAATGTTGCTCATCCAAGACAAATTGCAATGTATTTAAGTAGAAAGCTTACTGACATGTCCCTTCCTAAAATAGGCGAAGAGTTTGGTGGAAGAGATCATACAACAGTCATACATGCATATGAAAAAATATCAGAGAATCTAAAAACTGATGATTCGCTGCAACATACAGTTAACGATATAACGAAAAAATTAACTCAAAATTAA
- the dnaN gene encoding DNA polymerase III subunit beta has translation MIFTCEKQEILEGISIVQKAITGKSTMPILEGVYIKTNELDSSLTLIGSDMDVSIQTTVNANIIEPGSIVIDAKIFGEIIRKLPNSTIKIETIENQVIRITCEKSVFDVVYMNTNEFPELPEINEDLKISVNQNILKNMIKGTSFAIAQDETRPILQGILFEVKNKNLNLVALDGYRLAIKSEFLDSDIEIEVVIPGKTLNEVSKILEDVEDIVDITFTNNHILFNLEKTKIISRLLEGKFINYNSLLPQEHKLSVHVNRQELQNSIERASLMAKDGNTNLIKLDIQQDNLIISSNSQLGKVREEISMKLQGDEIQIAFNSRYLLDVLKNMEEDEVVLKMTSGISPCVIEENNNENAKYLVLPVRLMR, from the coding sequence ATGATTTTTACATGTGAAAAACAAGAAATATTAGAAGGTATCTCAATAGTTCAAAAAGCTATTACTGGTAAATCAACAATGCCTATATTAGAAGGTGTATACATAAAGACTAATGAACTAGATTCATCATTAACATTGATAGGATCAGATATGGATGTTAGTATTCAAACTACTGTAAATGCCAATATTATAGAGCCAGGAAGTATAGTTATTGATGCTAAAATATTTGGTGAAATAATTAGAAAACTTCCAAACTCAACAATAAAAATAGAAACTATTGAAAATCAAGTTATAAGAATTACTTGTGAAAAATCAGTATTTGACGTAGTTTATATGAATACGAATGAATTCCCAGAACTACCTGAGATAAATGAAGATTTAAAGATTTCAGTTAATCAAAATATATTAAAAAATATGATAAAAGGTACATCTTTTGCAATAGCTCAAGATGAGACTAGACCAATACTTCAGGGGATTTTATTTGAAGTTAAAAACAAAAATTTAAATTTAGTTGCATTAGATGGATATAGATTAGCTATAAAAAGTGAATTTTTAGATAGTGATATAGAAATAGAAGTTGTAATACCAGGAAAAACTTTGAATGAAGTTTCTAAAATACTTGAAGATGTTGAAGATATTGTGGATATTACATTTACAAATAATCATATTTTATTTAATTTAGAGAAAACTAAAATAATATCAAGATTATTAGAAGGTAAGTTTATAAATTATAATTCTCTGTTACCTCAAGAACATAAATTATCTGTTCATGTAAATAGACAAGAACTTCAAAATTCAATAGAAAGAGCATCTTTAATGGCTAAAGATGGGAATACGAATTTAATTAAACTTGACATACAACAAGACAACTTGATTATCTCATCTAATTCTCAATTGGGAAAAGTAAGAGAAGAAATATCTATGAAATTGCAAGGTGATGAAATACAAATTGCATTTAATTCAAGATATCTATTAGATGTATTGAAAAATATGGAAGAGGATGAAGTTGTTTTAAAAATGACATCAGGTATTAGTCCGTGCGTTATAGAGGAAAATAATAATGAAAATGCGAAGTATTTGGTACTTCCAGTTAGACTTATGAGATAA
- the yaaA gene encoding S4 domain-containing protein YaaA, whose amino-acid sequence MNKIKIETEIIKLDAFLKWAAIASSGSEAKFYIQDEMVKVNNEICTQRGKKLKAGDIVNFDGVDYEII is encoded by the coding sequence ATGAATAAAATAAAGATTGAAACTGAAATTATAAAATTAGATGCTTTTTTAAAATGGGCTGCTATTGCAAGTTCTGGTTCAGAAGCAAAATTTTATATACAAGATGAAATGGTAAAGGTCAACAATGAAATTTGCACTCAGCGTGGTAAAAAATTAAAAGCTGGTGATATTGTAAATTTTGATGGTGTTGATTATGAAATAATATAA